From a region of the Methanolinea sp. genome:
- a CDS encoding glycosyltransferase family 4 protein produces MDSLIFPELSLPYMSYPGLSLRACFFLGIVQKKVNERGYKSHEKRTRRTMKILYDHQTFAMQEYGGISRYFIELMNQFRINKEMGVSFELALHYSNNEYLPQYPSFKYHRLFPDCNCRGKGPFLNFVNKPYSRTALLKGNHDLVHPTYYDPYYLKYLRGKSFVITVHDMIHELYPQSFPKYDRTRAYKRLVIGRASAIIAVSQNTKEDVLTFYDVDPAKIEVIYHGSSFQIERVSFAQKDRQLDEKYLLFVGNRRQYKNFNFFITSVASILQNNPDLKVICAGGGAFSEDEQKLLERLSIQNQVVQVRTDDDGLKRLYSKAIAFIFPSLYEGFGIPVLEAFACRCPALLSNTGSLPEVGGDAALYFDPTDSESLRSAITDVLEDEKLRDKLIHAGLKQLGKFSWERTAWETKIVYEKSLP; encoded by the coding sequence ATGGATAGTCTCATTTTCCCCGAATTATCCTTGCCGTATATGAGTTATCCGGGTTTGTCTTTAAGGGCTTGTTTTTTTTTAGGAATTGTTCAAAAAAAGGTAAATGAAAGAGGATACAAATCTCATGAGAAAAGAACCAGAAGAACCATGAAAATACTATACGATCACCAGACGTTTGCAATGCAGGAGTATGGTGGAATTTCACGATATTTTATCGAATTGATGAACCAGTTCAGAATAAATAAGGAAATGGGGGTATCGTTCGAACTCGCTCTCCATTACTCCAACAATGAATACCTTCCACAATATCCCTCTTTCAAATATCATCGCCTTTTCCCGGATTGTAACTGCCGGGGAAAGGGGCCGTTCTTAAATTTTGTAAACAAGCCATATTCCCGCACAGCGCTTCTTAAGGGAAATCACGATCTTGTTCATCCGACATATTATGATCCATATTACCTGAAATATTTGAGAGGAAAATCGTTCGTAATCACCGTTCACGACATGATCCATGAGCTGTATCCACAATCTTTTCCAAAGTATGACAGAACTCGGGCATATAAACGGTTAGTTATTGGAAGGGCGAGTGCAATTATCGCTGTTTCACAGAATACAAAAGAGGACGTACTCACATTCTACGATGTTGACCCGGCCAAGATAGAGGTCATTTATCATGGAAGCTCTTTTCAAATAGAGCGTGTATCCTTTGCTCAAAAAGATCGTCAGTTGGATGAGAAGTACTTGTTATTTGTTGGAAATCGTCGTCAATATAAAAATTTTAATTTTTTTATCACTTCGGTAGCGAGCATTTTACAGAATAACCCCGATCTTAAGGTCATCTGTGCAGGAGGAGGAGCATTTTCCGAAGATGAACAAAAACTGCTCGAAAGGTTATCAATCCAGAACCAGGTTGTGCAGGTCCGGACCGATGATGACGGTTTGAAGAGATTGTATTCAAAGGCGATTGCTTTCATATTTCCCTCCCTGTATGAAGGATTCGGTATCCCTGTTCTTGAGGCATTTGCCTGCAGATGTCCTGCGCTACTCAGTAATACCGGTTCATTACCGGAAGTGGGAGGTGACGCGGCATTGTATTTCGATCCCACTGATTCCGAGTCTCTTCGTTCGGCAATCACGGATGTTCTGGAAGA
- a CDS encoding glycosyltransferase, with the protein MRLSIITVCRNGEALIERTVRSVVSQDYPHIEYIIIDGNSTDGTLDIIRKFRNNIAVLVSEKDNGIYDAMNKGLTHATGDLVYFLNSGDYLASGQAIRDVIREIERCPQSGIFTGDVMYYDEVSAERWSGERKTPTDLMARVICHQAIIARKEVFDRYGGFDTRYRIYADYDWQLRAVLDNGVRVTYTGVLLACYLKAGKSDRVWKKYLPERREIVRKHASPGRMASYVLHYPGDGLRYIVHRIKGYFITES; encoded by the coding sequence ATGAGACTATCCATAATCACCGTCTGTCGCAACGGCGAGGCCCTGATCGAGCGGACAGTCCGGAGCGTTGTCAGCCAGGACTATCCGCATATCGAGTATATAATCATCGACGGAAACTCAACCGACGGTACATTGGATATCATACGCAAGTTCCGCAATAACATCGCCGTCCTCGTTTCAGAGAAAGACAACGGCATCTACGACGCCATGAACAAGGGTCTCACCCATGCGACAGGAGACCTCGTCTACTTCCTGAACAGCGGGGACTACCTGGCATCAGGACAGGCTATACGCGACGTTATCCGGGAGATCGAACGGTGTCCGCAGTCCGGCATCTTCACCGGCGACGTGATGTACTATGACGAGGTGAGTGCGGAACGGTGGTCAGGAGAACGGAAGACCCCCACCGATCTCATGGCACGGGTCATCTGCCACCAGGCAATCATCGCACGAAAGGAGGTGTTCGACAGATACGGGGGGTTCGACACCCGCTACCGCATCTATGCGGACTACGACTGGCAGTTGCGGGCCGTCCTTGACAACGGTGTCCGGGTAACCTATACCGGAGTCCTGCTTGCCTGTTACCTGAAGGCAGGGAAGAGCGACCGGGTCTGGAAAAAATACCTTCCGGAGAGGAGGGAGATCGTCAGGAAACACGCATCACCTGGTCGGATGGCGTCCTATGTGCTCCATTACCCGGGTGACGGCCTTCGCTACATCGTACACCGGATCAAGGGGTATTTTATCACCGAGTCCTGA
- a CDS encoding glycosyltransferase family 2 protein has protein sequence MISIVVVNYNGDRFLGACLSSISLQTYRDFEVIVVDNGSTDGSEEKVHDFSFQTRLIKFSTNRGYPAALNAGIKAASGEYILTLNNDTIISDTFLEKMQSAIQSDPLVGMCASKMILPDGMIDSTGIVLSMSGAAWDRGMFQKDEGQFDVPGEVFGPCAGAALYRKEMLEEIGFFDEDFFMYMEDVDVAFRGRLAGWRCLYVPGAVVVHHHGGTAGRGSDLCVYYGNRNIIWYCFKDFPVKMLVAFLPWILGRNLVVIFYYAMKQQGKVAVKAKVDALRGLGKIIGKRREIIQVCPDHEIMKFIEPWSDMMAGKNVDH, from the coding sequence ATGATCAGCATTGTTGTCGTCAACTATAACGGGGACCGGTTCCTGGGGGCCTGCCTTTCTTCCATCTCTTTGCAGACGTATCGCGATTTTGAGGTCATCGTCGTTGATAATGGATCAACGGACGGGAGCGAAGAGAAGGTTCATGATTTTTCATTCCAAACACGCCTGATAAAATTCAGCACCAACCGCGGTTACCCGGCTGCCTTGAATGCCGGCATCAAGGCGGCGTCGGGTGAGTACATTCTCACGCTTAACAATGATACCATAATCTCGGACACCTTCCTTGAAAAAATGCAGTCTGCAATACAGAGCGACCCGTTGGTTGGCATGTGCGCCTCGAAGATGATCCTTCCTGATGGGATGATCGACTCGACGGGCATAGTGCTCTCAATGTCCGGGGCGGCATGGGACAGGGGTATGTTCCAGAAAGATGAAGGCCAATTCGATGTTCCGGGGGAGGTTTTTGGTCCCTGCGCTGGTGCCGCCCTTTACCGGAAAGAGATGCTGGAGGAGATAGGGTTTTTTGATGAAGACTTCTTCATGTACATGGAAGATGTTGACGTAGCATTCAGGGGGAGGCTTGCCGGGTGGAGATGTCTCTACGTCCCTGGTGCTGTTGTAGTCCATCATCACGGGGGAACAGCGGGACGCGGTTCAGATCTCTGCGTATATTACGGGAACCGGAATATCATCTGGTACTGTTTCAAGGATTTTCCGGTGAAGATGTTGGTTGCTTTCCTCCCCTGGATCCTTGGAAGGAACCTGGTGGTTATTTTTTATTATGCAATGAAACAACAGGGAAAGGTGGCTGTTAAAGCAAAGGTGGACGCCCTGAGAGGACTCGGTAAAATAATTGGAAAGCGGCGCGAGATCATCCAGGTTTGTCCTGATCATGAAATCATGAAATTTATCGAACCATGGAGCGACATGATGGCGGGAAAGAATGTGGATCATTGA